In Xiphophorus maculatus strain JP 163 A chromosome 17, X_maculatus-5.0-male, whole genome shotgun sequence, the genomic stretch ATCTTTCTGATAGTAGAGCAGATAGATGTTGAGCTCTGTATGTAGATTAGGTTTCTAGACTGCTTCTTTAAACTGGCAGTTCTGTGGACCGGAACCGGGTCGTGTAGTAAACCCAGTCTGAAATAGAATTAAGCTAAATAGAAAGCTgatgttagtttttttctgataaatctctgcagctcaaattaattgttttgttttttattcatattagtTTCTGCtagttttataattatttagttttctgttttttggtttcTCTGCCTTTAATCATCTCAGGTTATAAATGTGACTGTAGATAAACTTTCAGTAAAACAGGTTAAAGCAGAACCATTagtgctgacctttgacctgctgaccTTTGACCAGCGGAGGGTTCTGGCCCGCTTAGATCCGGCCCAGTTTTCTTGGTTCTGGTGTTTCTGTGATATTTCTCTAGATCCCTGGAGGCGTTTTCCATCTGAGTGAATGAATCTGAGTGGGCAGGTCCCATCTGCCATTTTCCAGGTTATTCTCTGAGTtgaccaccagagggcagcagatccGTCGTGTTGGACCTTTAAATGTCTCAGGTCAGGGTGAACTGGATCAGAGGAAAGAGTCTCAGTTCAGCAGATCTGAGTTACTGGATGTTTTAGTCATCCCCTAAAGCAGAACCAGGTCTGACCCTTGACCTTCTGTCCCCTCAGATATGGCGACATGGTCCCAAAGACCATCATGGGGAAGCTCTTCGGCTCCGTCTGCTCCCTGAGCGGCGTGCTGGTCATCGCCCTGCCCGTCCCCGTCATCGTGTCCAACTTCAGCCGCATCTACCACCAGAGCCAGAGAGCCGAGAAGAGGCGAGCGCAGAAGGTACGGGCCTTCCTCACACCTGCAGAGTCTTCCTCATCCTGAGACGGTTGATGATGCGAGGAGCCGCCGTGTTGGAGCAGGAAGTCCGCCTTGCTAGTTCTATCTGGGGTTGGTGTGGCTCCCAGTTTCGCAGTAGGTAGTGTGACTTTGGAGAGCGTTCCAGTTGACTTTCCCACTGGGAAGCTGGAATTTCCCACTTCTGAGTGCAACTGGAACGCAACAATCAGAACAAACTGCTTCACCTGACCTTCATCACCTGGATCCAGATGAGAAGAACCAAATCTGCagacggggggggggggcacaCCGGGCAGCAGGTAGCAGCTGATTGGTCCAGATCTGgaggtaaccatggagacaagccctccctctctccctgtCAGGTTGAGTGGCTGCAGGTTGCTGCACGTGCAATGACCTCAGTGGACCTGCAGcagtcaaaggtcaaaggtcagagatGGTCTGCTTGTGTCCGGGTCCAGAACTTGGTTGGATCATGGTCAGACAGCAGCCTGTAGTTCCACCTTTTGCCCACTAGGTGGCGATACGAAGCTTCTGCTTGTTATAATCTACAGTTTGTGTGGCTCCTTCAGCGCCACCTGGTGCAGCCTGATGGTGGTGCAGCCTGAAGTGGCTGCTTCAGCCTCCAGCAGGACAAAACTGTTCAGATCCATCTGCAGGTCACTGCTGCTCATTCGCCCATCATGGACGCCCTCCTGACCTCGTGACCTCTTGTTTATACTTGAGGGACATCCAAGCTAGTGTTCAGGTTGCTTCTcagggtttgttttggttggattTTCGTTGCCTTCAGGAGTCTGAAGAGATTAAACTTCAGTCCCAGGCAGACCCTGGTGACCGTTTTACACCTCTGGTCCGGTCCAGCACTGATCCGGTCATCAGAAATCTCCTGCTGCTCTCTAAGCCGCCTGAAACCAAGCAGCTGCTGAGATTAGCATGAATGGCTGCTGTTTCTGTACTTCTCTACCTCAGTGGTCTCAAACTGGACTCCTCAAGTGCCGAAGTTCTGAAGCTTCTAGATGTGTCCCTTCTCGAACTTGACTTAAAAGTCTGAACTGCCTGGAGCAGTCCAGAGCGAGGCAGAGAGAGGCTGCAGGAGACCAAACCTTGatggcctggagtttgagaccactgGTTTAATCTGTCAGCATGTGGAGGAATGAACCAATCAGCATGCAGGATCATTGTGACCCAGAGGACAGGCCGAGGAGCCAATCAGCTGGTGAGGTGTTGTAGCAGATCTGTGTCTCAGCCACGGTCCTCCAGGCAAGGCtctgcagcagaagcagcagctctggcTATTGGGCAATGGAGGTTCTTCTGCAGACATCAGGTGTTTCCCTCCACCTGTAAGATCCTCTTGATCAGCTTTCTGAACCTTCTCTGTCTGAGACGAAGCTTTGAACAGCAGCTCCAGGTTGGATGTCCTGACTCTGTCCCTCTGGGTCACATTCAGCCTGAAACCTGCTGCTGGGGGTTAACAGCTGGGATCCTCTGAATGCGCTGATGCTGGTCCAGTCCAGATGTGTCCACCACAGCATGGTGGCTCAGATAATGGCAATGTTTGTGTCCTACAGGCATCCAAAGAAGCAGGCCAGGCACTGGTGTGCAAGATCAACCCCAACTTTGAGCTGCAACATCACCACCTGCTCAACTGCCTGGAGAAAACCACGGTGAGAACCTGAGGTCAGAGAGAACCTGCCCCTGAAGTCAGCCCATGATCTTCTCACTTCCCCTTTGCTCCTCAGAACCACGAGTTTGTGGACGAGAAGTTGTTTGAGTTGAGCTGCCGGGACCTAAGTCCGGTAAAGCAGCTCTCTCCatcttcctccatctcctcGTCCTCACCTCGTGGCTTCTTCTGCTGTGGCCACAAGATAAGGAAGACCTTCAACATCCCCAACTCCAACATGTCTCTGGGTCTGCAGGGCAGCTTCCAGGAGCTGAGCACCATCCAGATCAGGGAGCGGCCAATCATCAACAGGTTGGTGCAGATCCATCAAGGTGGTCATGGTTCCTTATCCTCATGGAGGTTCCTGATATTCAGGCTAATGAGCATCAGGAACCTTCAGAAGATCATGAAAGGTCACAGCTTGGGTTATGTCTGGATGACGGATGAGTAGCAGCAGGTTCTAGAGATTCTAAAACTGGTTCTGGAGTTTTTACTTGGGTTTAGATTATCAaaacgttgcaggacactggcccttgtggcctggagtttgagactgCTGCTCTGAAAGAATCAGAATCTCTGAGATATTGAGGAGCTTTTAGAGCCACCATATCTGTGGAGATTTCAGCAGCTGTGAAGGTCCCACATGATAGATTAATTCAGAGATCAACTTTTCAGCTGCTGAACCACAGAGAGGCAGTTCTGGTCTGTTCCCTGCAGCCGTACTGAGCAAACACATGGCAGCAGCTGGTCACGTGCCGCGGTCATGTGACGGAGCGTTCCCATGCAGTCAGACGGCAGGAATCCAGAGTATGCATGTCTGTGGGAGGACTGGGAACCAGCTCCTGGTTTTTCAGTTTCAGCCATGAGGTGATGACTGATGGAAGATCTGCAACCTGAACAATCAGACCTAATGGACACCTGAACTGTTTTACCTGTCGGACCCTAACGGACAACTGAGAGGCAGGGGTGTAATACTGACTGACTGAAACTTCACAGGAGAACCACAATACTCACAAATCATTTATTGTgaagcaaaatataaatgacCAAATATTGACTCCAGATGTTAACTCCAGAACATTCTCCTGTTTGTCTTCCTGTCCCAGTCGATCCAGTCTGAATGCCAAGTTTGAAGAGACGCTCCCTCTGAACTGTGAGCCGCCATACCTTTTCCCGTCTGTCGTCAGCATTCCCACACCTAACACCACTCCAGACGGAGACCGGACCTCCGGTTCTCCCGACCACTGCCAGGCCAACATCGTCCGGGTTTCTGCTCTCTAGAGTCCAGCTGGCCGAGGGGCTGACGGCGGGAGGACGTCCCAGAGAGGAATGTCTTCCACTGAAACACCAACACTGCTGTAATTACTCTGCGTTCCAGGTCCGGCCGCATCCACAGGAGTCTGGGGAATCTTCAGCTCAAACACTGGAGACAATCCAGTTAGGAACAAACCAACCGGAGCCTGCAGACCTGCTGGTTCCACTGGTTCTACTGGGTTGGAGGCCATATTACTGAGCCACTCAGGGTTTCCAGTGATTTTACTGGGATATTCCACTTAGGGTCATGACCCAACATTAACCTAAGGAGCCCCaaaataaccaaacattttcttcttgttcACCACTGAAAACATCTCCAGCCCTCTGCCCCAGGAACTACTTCTTCCAGTAGTTTGTGTTCTTAAGCAAAGAACAAAGAGCAAGTAATGAACCGCTTTTAAAGACCGGAAACAGAAATAGCTGAAACTTCAACCAGCTCACCACCAGGAGGCAGCATAACGGGTGGATACCGGAGGAGAACTAGAGCCAGAATCCAGCTGGGTTTCCTTCAGATGATTGTGAATGAGCTGACCGAGCAGCCGTCTGCTGCACCCAGGTTTTATCTGCTGGTAAATTTGGTTGCTATGTGAGATGACATGATGGGCTGTTTGTGGTGCTTAGCAGAGAAATCTTTTTGCTGTGAtatctttatcattttttaatctttctgcCTATGCATGTTAATGTAAACAGTCATGTTGAGTCTCCTGAGCTAGCGCTCAGATTTACAGCATGCTCCTGAACGCTTTGCTCTACCACGACTCGTCTGGGAGGAAAAGGACCGAGAGGATTATTGTCCTTCGTTGTTTAttagaataaaactgaatgaaatcacttaaaaatatttagtggaAACGGCCTGTTAGCCGCTGGTTTAGAGCACGGCGGCTGTTAGCAGCTAGTTCtccttcatcacttcctgcctgGATGGTGCGTTCCAGTGAGGCAACAGGCTGGAATATTTCTGTTCACATGAGTCATTCTGttgttattaatgtttttatgagatCCATAAAGGTCTTTAAAACCTAAGCGACTCTTAACTGGACGCCTCCTCCTGATGATGACCAGGCTGAGGATGGAACTTCCCTGCATCACTTCCTGGTttcggaacaggaagtgatgatgATCCAGCCTTCATCCTGCTCCTGTGGTTCTGGTTTGGCTGGATGGATTCAGTCCAACTCTGGTTGTAAAAGATCTGCTCATAGTTTCTGGTGAACGTGTCATGTTCTTCCATTCTGTGATGATATGACGTTTTCAGCCACAGGATATTTTCCTAAAGCCATGCATGTGTGGAGCAAACAGGAGTGATTATTTATCTGTTCAATAAAGACCATTATTATCACTTCTCCTGGCCTCCATCATTCTGACCCAACCACCAACCATCGTCCAGCAGGTGGACAGTCCAGCAGGGTCACTGGACTGGCCGAAACTTTAAGATCGACTGCAGCAGCCTCAGCTCCGCTACCGGCAGCACCAACAGGTCCAGGTGTCCATTAGGGAGTGAAGCAACAGTTCAGTTCCTGACCTTCATAGATGACAGGTTCAAAGGTTGCTTCTGGTCCTCTGGACACTCATCCTGGGCTGATGGGGACTTTTCCGTCCCAGTACCATCCAGTCTGAGCAGCGCCAAGACGTTTCTGGGTTGGGTTCTGGTCCGTTTATCCTGACAAATTGgttgcagcagcaacagcaaacaTTCTGACACAGAGCCTCGTCAGGTCTGACTCCTCTGTGGTTTTCTGGACCGGTAGACCAGTAGACCAATGGAGCCAATTGGCCCATTGGCAGTAAACCGTCTCCAGGAGCACCAAGCTGCCTCCAGCTCTGGCTACATCCTGGTTCCTGGCTCCCAGATTACTCCAGATTCTGTGGTTCTGTACGGCGGAGTCAGTATAACCCTTTCCATGCGGCGCCGGGCGCCTCCAGGTCCTCCAGCCCGGCCTCAGCAGCTCTCTGGTCTCCGGGTCCGACCCGGTCGTCGACACTGGTTCCGTTGGTGCCTACGACTGAACCGGACTCTCCAGGCGGCCTAGGGGTTCCGTATGAGTCTGGCTGCTGATGGTGGCGGCCGTAGTACAGCGCCCAGAGCAGCGTGAGGGTGAGCGCCATGGCCAGGATCTGCGCCACGCCGATAGAAACCCCCAAGAAACGCAGAACCTGCAGCGGCTTGGTTCCCCGGATGAAGCGGTAGACCTTCAGACCGCAgccctgaaacacaaacaggaggctgtgattggctgagagtCCGGAGCTGTCCTGGCCAATCAGAGGCGGCGAGGCTCACTTCCTGGTGCAGGTCACTGAGGTCATGCTGGTGGGCGCGACCAGCGCAGCCGGGGAACTGATTGGTGCAGCAGGAGTCAGGAGGAAACTCCATCTCTGTCATCTCCAGCCAGTCGGTGAAGTAGATCACCCCACAGCACTGAAACTggtcacaacacacacacacacacacacacacacacacacacacacacactgtaagcGCACAGGTCACATGACCATAGCAGCtctctgtgagtgtgtgtgtgttacctgtGTCTGGAAGCTGTCCCAGGTGTGTGTGAGCCACTGGTAGCGCTGCAGGCTGTAGTCCGGCATCCGGGACTTCAGGCTTATCATGTCGGCTCGCTGGACTGAGGGctgcgcgcgcacacacacacacacacgcatacacacattTGTCAGTGATCGTGGCCTTGGCCGTCTGCATGTTTCCATCATCAGCTGAAGGAACTGCTAGCTGAGGCTAACCTGCTGCCTCCTGCTCAAGCAGATGTTAGTATTTCAATCATTATCTCATTTAGCAGTTTAGCTTCCGGTATTTTCTATGTGTTTAGTggtttagctttagcttctgttgacatttttatgtttggcGTTAGCGTAGCTAAGATCTTTTGGTTAGTGAATCGAACTTTTCAGTTAGCTGTACCGCCACTGGGATAACTACTGGTGATGTAATGACAACCATGGcggccatttaaaaaaaatgtttaccagaaaaaggaaagaagatcaagaaaatataaaaggtTCAAAATATGTTGGCACCAAATATTCATCTAATTGTCCATTTTAGTGACAAAAATGAATTTCCATTATGacagccatcttgaaaaatcAAACTATTATCAGTAAATCAGTATGAGTAATGTGGGTCTAATTATGTATGATTTGGTACCAAAAGTATTCATCtgtgataataaataataataacatttccTTGATGAccatggcggccatctttaatttttccactttttccacCACTTTTTTTTGGAGAGGGACTGGAAGCTGATCTGAGAGCAGCGGGCCGGACATGTCTCACATTTCTGGTTATTCTTAGAACCGGCTCGGGCTGGAGCCTCTGGTTCTGGGCCGGCAGCTGCTCAGCTCTACACGCCGGTTCGGTTCGGGCTAGCCTGGTTCGGGTGGGAAAGTTTCACCTTACAGGTTTTATCCAGAACAATTAAAGCAGGCCAGAAAGTTCTGACGCTAAGCCTCTTTAGAACCATTGTTCTgaggttctggtcgggttctgcTGACCTGTGGTTCTGAAAACGTGACGGTTCCTCACCTCGTCGTAGGTCCAAACTGCAGAGGCCAGCTCCACACAGAAGATCACCAGCAGGCTGCAGAAGTACTGGAACACAGCAGAACACAGTCAGACCCAAACGGGTCAGAACTGAACCTCCTTCTGTCTCAGAACCATCGGCTGCCCAGTCTATCtgttctggaccagaaccaaacgagttatcaataaaccaataaaactgGAGTAGATCCGCCAGAACCAGGAGCTGGAGCTGTTCTTTAGTGAggaaccagaccagaaccacaGAGAAGAGAGCAGGAAGCGGACCTTCAGAACCAGGAGCATCAACAGAACCACCATGACTGACCAGGACACTGAGGAGGTCCAAACGGTTCCGACTGAAGTGTTCAGAACATCCAGTCTGCTGGTTCTGGAGTGAACGCCACtggtcaggttctggttcctcgcCTGGCTCTActggttctggaaggttctgcTCTGACCCACTAGCTGAGTGctagctgctggttctgatgacCCGGTCCAGCCTGGCTTGAGGTCCAATGTTTGTTCAAATATTCTGGATGCGCTAGATGTTGTAGATCTAGATATTCCAGATGCTCCCGGTGCTCTAGACCTATGAGCTCCAGATGTacccagcagagcagcagcaggcggCAGCGCAGCGCGCCGCAGTAGCCCAGCATGCTGAGGATGAGAAGGAGGCAGCAGACGGAGATGAAGACGGGATGGACGGCCGCAGAGTAGGAGCGGACGGCGGCTTCCTCCAACCTGCAGCAGGAAACACCACATCACCACGCTGCCACTACCGTGCTGTCACCATCGGTCCGGACCCTGGGTCGGGTCAGACAGAacctgatcagaaccagcagagtgCTTGGTCCAGAGAGACGGTTCCGAGTGAATGGAGAACCTCCAGAACCATACTGGACTCACCTGGTGTGGGCTGTCAGGGTCAGGACGGAGTTCAGGGTGTCTCTGATCCACGCTGCCACGCCGAGCACACACACCGACATCAGCTGctcacacacagagaaagagagagagacacacacacatagagagagacacacagagagagagagacacacagagagaaagacacacacagagagagacacacagagagagagagacacacacagagagagacacacagagagagagagagacacacacagagagagacacacacacatagagagagagacacacagagagagagacacacaaacaaatagagagagagacacagagagagacacacagagagagagagacacacagagagagacacacagagagagagacacacacacaaatagagagagagacacagagagagacacacagagagagagacacacacagagagagacacacagagagagagacacacagagagagagagagagagacacacacagagagacacacacacacatagagagagagacacacagagagacacacacacacatagagagacacacacacacatagagagagacacagagagagagagagagacacacatagagagagagacacacacagagagagagacacacacatagagagagacacagagagagagagagacacacagagagagagagagacacacatagagagagagacacacacagagagagacacacacatagagagagagacacacatagagagagagacacacacacagagagagagacacacagagagagacacacacagagagagacacacacatagagagagagacacacacagagagagacacacacatagagagagagacacacacagagagagagacacacacatagagagagagacacagagagagagagagagacacacagagagagagagagacacacatagagagagagacacagagagagagacacacagagagagagagagacacacacatagagagagagacacagagagagagagagacacacacacagagagagacacagagagagagagagagagagacacacagagagagagacacacacagagagagagacacacagagagagagacacacagagagagagagacacacacacagagagagagacacacacagagagagacacacacacagagagagacacacacacagagagagacacacacagagagagagagacacacagagagagacacacacacatagagagagagacacacagagagagagacacacaaacaaatagagagagagacacagagagagacacacacagagagagacacagagagagacacacacagagagagacacacacagagagagacacacacagagagagacacacacacatagagagagagacacacagagagagagacacacaaacaaatagagagagagacacagagagagacacacagagagagagagacacacagagagagacacacagagagagagacacacacacaaatagagagagagacacagagagagacacacagagagagagacacacacagagagagacacacagagagagagacacacacagagagacacacacacacatagagagagagacacacagagagacacacacacacatagagagagacacagagagagagagagagagacacacagagagacacacacacacatagagagagacacagagagagagagagagacacacatagagagagagacacacacagagagagagacacacacatagagagagacacacacatagagagagacacagagagagagagacacacatagagagagacacagagagagagagacacacatagagagagagacacacatagagagagagacacacacagagagagagacacacacatagagagagagacacacatagagagagagacacacacacagagagagacacacagagagagacacacacagagagagacacacacatagagagagagacacacacagagagagacacacacatagagagagagacacacacagagagagagacacacacatagagagagagacacagagagagagagagagacacacagagagagagagagacacacatagagagagacacagagagagagagagacacacagagagagagagagacacacacatagagagagagacacagagagagagagagacacacacacagagagagacacagagagagagagagagagagacacacagagagagagacacacacagagagagagacacacagagagagagagacacacacacagagagagacacacacagagagagagacacacacagagagagagacacacacagagagagacacacacagagagagacacacatagagagacacatagagagagagacacacagagagagagacacacagagagagagagacacacacacagagagagacacacacagagagagagacacacacagagagagacacacacacagagagagacacacacacagagagagacacacacagagagagagagacacacagagagagagacacacacagagagagacacacatagagagacacatagagagagagacacacagagagagagacacacagagagagagacacacatagagagagagacacacacacagagagagacacacacagagagagagacacacacagagagagacacacacagagagagacacacacagagagagagagacacacacagagagagacacacatagagagacacatagagagagagacacacagagagagagacacacagagagagagacacacacagagagagagagacacacagagagagagagacacagagagagagacacacacagagagagagacacacagagagagagacacacacagagagagacacacatagagagacacatagagagagagacacacagagagagagacacatagagagagagacacacagagagagagacacacagagagagagacacacatagagagagagacacacacacagagagagacacacacagagagagagacacacacagagagagacacacacacagagagagacacagagagagagagacacacacagagagagagagagacacacagagagagagagacacacacagagagagacacagagagagagagacacacacagagagagagacacagagagagagacacacacagagagagacacacacagagagagacacacacagagagagacacacacaaatagagagagagacacagagagagagagacacacacagagagagagagacacacacagagagagagagacacacacagagagagacacacacagagagagacacacacagagagagagacacagagagagagacacacacagagagagacacacacagagagagacacacacagagagagacacacacaaatagagagagagacacagagagagagagacacacacagagagagagagacacacacagagagagacacacagagagagagacacacacagagagagagacacagagagagagacacacacagagagagacacacacagagagagacacacacagagagagacacacacaaatagagagagagacacagagagagagacacacacagagagagagacacacacagagagacacacacacaaatagagagagagacacagagagagagacacacagagagagagagacacacacagagagagagagacacacacagagagagacacacagagagagagacacacacagagagagagacacagagagagagacacacacagagagagacacacacagagagagacacacacaaatagagagagagacacagagagagagacacacacagagagagagacacacacagagagacacacacacaaatagagagagagacacagagagagagacacacacagagagacacacacacaaatagagagagagacacagagagagagacacacacagagagacacacacacaaatagagagagacacagagagagagacacacacagagagagagagacacacacagagagagacacacacacatagagagagacacacagagagagagacacacagagagagacacacacagagagagagagagacacacagagagagacacacacacatagagagagagacacacagagagagacacacagagagagagacacacacacagagagagacacagagagagagagagagacacacagagagagacacagagagagagagagagacacacagagagagagacacacatagagagagagacacacacacacacacagagagacacatagagagagagacacacatagagagacacatagagagagagacgcacagagagagagacacacagagagagacacacacatagagagagagacacacacagagagagagacacacagagagagagacacacagagagagagacacacatagagagacacatagagagagagacacatagagagagagacacacatagagagagacacacatagagagacacatagagagagagacacacagagagagagacacacatagagagacacatagagagagagacacacatagagagagacacacacacagagagagacacagagagagagagagagaca encodes the following:
- the tspan12 gene encoding tetraspanin-12, whose product is MARQDAVRCLRCLLYALNLLLWLMSVCVLGVAAWIRDTLNSVLTLTAHTRLEEAAVRSYSAAVHPVFISVCCLLLILSMLGYCGALRCRLLLLCWYFCSLLVIFCVELASAVWTYDEPSVQRADMISLKSRMPDYSLQRYQWLTHTWDSFQTQFQCCGVIYFTDWLEMTEMEFPPDSCCTNQFPGCAGRAHQHDLSDLHQEGCGLKVYRFIRGTKPLQVLRFLGVSIGVAQILAMALTLTLLWALYYGRHHQQPDSYGTPRPPGESGSVVGTNGTSVDDRVGPGDQRAAEAGLEDLEAPGAAWKGLY